A portion of the Bdellovibrio sp. ArHS genome contains these proteins:
- the secG gene encoding preprotein translocase subunit SecG, giving the protein MTTFIGILHIIVALVLIVLVLIQDSKSDGALGMGGASGSNSLLGATGAQSLAGKMTVWAAILFAVSCLTLSILTSSKTKSVVDSLPLPSAPATAPAATEANGAAAIPAETPAATATPAASPAATATPAK; this is encoded by the coding sequence ATGACTACTTTCATTGGAATCCTTCATATCATCGTAGCTTTGGTCTTGATCGTTCTTGTTTTGATTCAAGATTCTAAAAGTGATGGCGCTCTTGGCATGGGTGGCGCAAGCGGTTCGAACTCATTGTTGGGTGCAACTGGCGCTCAATCTTTGGCTGGTAAAATGACAGTGTGGGCGGCGATCCTTTTTGCGGTGAGCTGTTTGACATTGTCTATTTTGACTTCTTCTAAAACAAAATCCGTTGTTGATTCTTTGCCATTGCCTTCAGCTCCGGCAACTGCGCCCGCAGCAACAGAAGCCAACGGTGCTGCCGCTATTCCTGCGGAAACTCCAGCTGCAACTGCAACACCTGCGGCGTCTCCTGCAGCGACTGCAACTCCTGCTAAGTAA
- a CDS encoding TonB family protein translates to MAKNNWLISTLIILGLVSVGLSLFVATQTEKQKPGARPLARIELNLGKVFVLRKNLTQKETLTRKSTLFALDSVETGVDGDATMEFDSAYRIRIPENSLITIDEESDRIVLIIKRGDLQVENFGREGSVYISRDGVRWNATDYEMNYKKQTPAETLPDLAPAEPPTTQPTPNIQEGLTSEFIQDTLKTHRGSFFKCYTQLLQKTPGVTGQASITFTIERTGKVNQAEIASSSINDAGFKKCLLEATRRVEFKSFNGDPISTVFPLRFE, encoded by the coding sequence ATGGCGAAGAACAACTGGTTGATTTCCACTCTGATTATTTTAGGTCTTGTAAGCGTAGGCCTTTCTCTTTTCGTAGCAACACAAACTGAAAAGCAAAAACCAGGCGCCCGTCCTTTAGCCCGTATTGAACTGAATCTGGGTAAGGTCTTTGTCTTACGCAAAAATCTGACACAAAAAGAAACTCTGACCCGCAAATCCACTCTTTTTGCACTGGACTCTGTCGAGACCGGAGTCGACGGCGATGCGACCATGGAGTTCGATTCGGCCTATCGAATCCGTATTCCTGAAAACTCTTTGATCACAATCGACGAAGAAAGCGATCGGATCGTCCTGATTATTAAGCGCGGGGATCTTCAAGTTGAAAACTTCGGTCGCGAAGGCAGTGTCTACATTTCCCGAGACGGTGTGCGCTGGAATGCCACCGACTATGAAATGAACTACAAAAAGCAGACGCCGGCAGAAACCTTGCCTGATCTGGCCCCTGCAGAGCCCCCCACGACTCAGCCAACACCGAATATTCAGGAAGGCCTGACGTCCGAATTTATTCAGGACACTTTAAAAACTCATCGTGGCTCGTTCTTTAAATGCTACACTCAACTTCTTCAGAAAACGCCGGGCGTGACAGGCCAAGCCTCGATCACTTTCACCATCGAACGCACCGGAAAAGTGAATCAGGCGGAAATCGCTTCTTCAAGCATCAACGACGCCGGTTTCAAAAAATGTTTGTTGGAGGCCACCCGTCGGGTCGAATTCAAATCGTTCAATGGCGATCCCATTTCAACCGTCTTCCCTTTGCGCTTCGAATAG
- a CDS encoding phosphatase domain-containing protein — protein MADWRDRSEMNGDVVFFRYVSEGMEKSHEEVFIWDLDKTYLDTTIDSLSGLMTTILERALNKKNIPGTNVLMQSLSEYRKQQKGYMYFPIYFITASPPQMEERISEKFALDNIRPFGCFYKDNLANLRPGRFWRLTKQVGYKLQALMQLRTRLSENVRQICWGDDSETDAIIYNLYSDICSRRMGAHDIRTTLEGLNVTGEQVNTILDLQADIPEQDPVEKIYINLATDTDPDYYLKFGRRTLATYNTFQVALDLYQDHRLGLEGIYSVIQDMIYNYGYTPEELMKSFDEFIRRGVLGERAFQEVKPFFNEKGLLHISYEPSVSPLKEKTVQEGRVYEMEGVHEPWIPDRIDYLHDYR, from the coding sequence ATGGCTGATTGGCGTGATCGAAGTGAAATGAATGGCGACGTGGTGTTTTTCCGCTATGTTTCGGAAGGAATGGAAAAAAGCCACGAAGAAGTTTTTATCTGGGATTTGGATAAGACTTATTTGGACACCACCATCGATTCTCTTTCCGGCTTGATGACCACCATTCTTGAACGAGCATTGAATAAAAAAAACATTCCGGGCACCAATGTTCTGATGCAGTCCTTGTCGGAATATCGCAAGCAGCAAAAAGGCTACATGTATTTTCCGATTTACTTCATCACGGCTTCGCCGCCGCAGATGGAAGAACGTATCTCTGAAAAATTCGCTTTGGATAATATCCGCCCTTTTGGCTGCTTCTATAAGGACAATCTTGCCAATCTTCGTCCAGGGCGCTTTTGGCGGCTGACTAAGCAGGTGGGTTATAAACTTCAGGCCCTGATGCAATTAAGAACTCGTCTTTCTGAAAACGTCCGCCAAATCTGTTGGGGCGATGATAGCGAGACTGACGCCATCATTTACAATTTATATTCAGACATTTGTTCCCGTCGCATGGGAGCTCACGACATTCGTACAACATTGGAAGGTCTGAATGTCACAGGTGAGCAGGTGAATACGATTTTGGATTTACAAGCTGATATTCCTGAACAAGATCCGGTTGAAAAGATCTATATCAATCTAGCGACCGACACCGATCCTGATTACTACTTAAAGTTCGGTCGTCGCACTCTTGCAACCTACAACACGTTCCAAGTCGCTTTGGACCTGTATCAAGATCACCGCCTAGGACTTGAGGGTATCTATTCCGTTATTCAGGACATGATTTACAACTACGGCTATACGCCCGAAGAACTGATGAAAAGTTTTGATGAATTCATCCGGCGTGGTGTCTTAGGTGAACGAGCTTTTCAGGAAGTAAAACCATTCTTCAACGAAAAAGGTTTATTGCACATCTCTTACGAACCCTCGGTCAGTCCTCTTAAGGAAAAAACTGTGCAAGAGGGGCGCGTCTATGAAATGGAAGGCGTGCATGAGCCCTGGATTCCTGATCGTATCGACTATCTTCACGACTACCGCTAG
- a CDS encoding penicillin-insensitive murein endopeptidase, translating to MKNRFLTLIFSFPLVLSACAPDQRDQGSTPVTTYEPPRPTVTEQDGYRIARGATRLIDMKVVFDATTKAMALKGKIEYLPMRATSLQTIEVDLSGILDSDGFIQLRNHRKDLSLPQGLQLAAKATCLSEEGSCQSSFIDVYLYADGVVYHHQIESQQEQPPQTGPEVTPEEELESEGGADDVEGDPGQYVGSIKEDIETLLEVKPEPKKEEPKAPAQSSETPKKEDPKKEEPKKEEPKKEEPKKDDPKKDDGKMEDSKVPIPTPRPKDEPKKEDPKKDEPQRQEPKADSRPEIKKASQAIGPVNQGRLENAMNMLRFQENHSPAGFSIMRPARLTHFATNELGYIIAQMGLFTKQEMPGYVLSVGDLSREKGGKLGSHKSHQNGLDADVALFFNNKSFQGFFASAVTVDKPHANWMAEEQWKLFKHVVKTQLIDRIFIHKVLKKSLCNIAIKNGELQKGKNEGLAYETLRRLVADTDHHNHFHLRVKCSSAQVRCRQMAEPASGSGCF from the coding sequence ATGAAGAACCGCTTTCTAACTCTTATTTTTTCGTTCCCCTTAGTACTGAGTGCTTGTGCTCCGGATCAGCGTGATCAAGGTTCTACACCGGTTACAACTTACGAGCCACCTCGGCCCACCGTCACAGAACAAGATGGTTATAGGATCGCACGCGGGGCCACTCGTCTTATCGACATGAAGGTGGTTTTCGATGCAACGACTAAGGCCATGGCCCTTAAAGGTAAAATCGAATATCTGCCCATGCGTGCAACGTCCTTACAAACCATTGAAGTGGATCTGTCGGGTATATTGGATTCGGATGGATTTATTCAACTAAGAAATCATCGCAAAGATTTAAGTCTGCCCCAGGGGCTTCAGTTGGCAGCCAAAGCCACGTGTCTCAGTGAAGAAGGAAGTTGCCAATCTTCCTTTATCGACGTTTATCTTTATGCTGACGGCGTGGTATACCACCATCAGATCGAATCTCAACAAGAACAACCACCACAAACCGGTCCGGAAGTAACTCCCGAAGAGGAATTGGAATCTGAAGGTGGCGCCGATGACGTCGAAGGCGATCCTGGACAATACGTGGGAAGTATTAAGGAAGATATTGAGACTCTTCTCGAAGTAAAGCCCGAGCCAAAAAAAGAAGAACCTAAAGCTCCAGCCCAGAGCTCGGAAACGCCCAAAAAAGAGGACCCCAAGAAAGAAGAACCGAAGAAAGAAGAGCCGAAGAAGGAAGAACCCAAAAAAGACGATCCGAAAAAAGACGATGGCAAAATGGAAGATTCCAAAGTTCCTATTCCTACGCCTCGCCCTAAGGATGAGCCCAAAAAAGAGGACCCTAAGAAGGATGAGCCTCAGCGGCAGGAGCCTAAGGCGGACTCTCGACCTGAAATAAAGAAAGCCAGTCAGGCCATCGGACCGGTGAATCAAGGCCGTCTGGAAAATGCGATGAACATGCTGCGCTTTCAGGAAAATCATTCTCCGGCGGGATTCAGTATCATGCGTCCGGCAAGGCTCACTCATTTTGCAACGAACGAATTGGGGTACATCATCGCCCAAATGGGCCTTTTCACGAAACAGGAAATGCCCGGTTATGTTTTATCCGTTGGCGATTTGTCGCGTGAAAAAGGCGGGAAGTTGGGATCACACAAATCGCATCAGAATGGTTTAGATGCGGATGTAGCCCTTTTCTTTAATAACAAATCTTTCCAGGGCTTTTTTGCTTCGGCCGTGACCGTGGATAAACCCCACGCCAACTGGATGGCGGAAGAGCAGTGGAAGCTTTTTAAACACGTGGTAAAGACGCAACTGATTGATCGAATTTTTATTCACAAGGTTTTAAAAAAATCACTTTGTAATATTGCGATCAAGAATGGGGAGCTGCAAAAAGGTAAAAATGAAGGATTGGCGTACGAGACACTGCGCCGTCTGGTCGCCGATACTGATCACCACAACCATTTCCATTTGCGGGTGAAATGCTCAAGTGCTCAGGTGCGTTGCCGCCAAATGGCAGAGCCTGCCTCGGGGTCGGGTTGTTTTTGA
- a CDS encoding alpha/beta hydrolase, whose amino-acid sequence MTKFFGLRRTFFKCIALLFLTGCQSYFYFPMKEKLFDPAKIKMQPEDVFLKTQSGNTIHGWYFPATTLAESKGTLLFFHGNAENLTSHFLMFHWLPAKGYNYFIFDYPGYGLSTGAPTPESTVEAGMAAAEWLYLKKDSRPLIIYGHSLGGIVALKTVEEIKNQVPIRNVIVEASFSSYQQMARNVLSRRWWTWPLQPISYLVISDSYAPKSLSEISPVPLLFIHGSDDQAVELKNSEKMFAAARSPKEFWVVPGGHHGDLYELRNGELRDQLLAYLSKTLTVTK is encoded by the coding sequence ATGACAAAGTTTTTTGGGCTTCGCCGTACCTTTTTCAAATGCATTGCGTTGCTATTTTTAACGGGCTGCCAGTCTTATTTCTATTTTCCAATGAAGGAAAAGCTTTTTGATCCGGCGAAGATAAAAATGCAGCCTGAAGATGTTTTTTTGAAAACTCAAAGTGGGAATACGATTCATGGCTGGTATTTTCCGGCGACGACTTTGGCGGAAAGCAAAGGCACGTTGCTTTTCTTTCACGGTAATGCCGAAAACCTGACGTCCCATTTTTTAATGTTCCATTGGCTTCCCGCCAAGGGATACAACTATTTCATTTTTGATTACCCCGGTTATGGCTTGTCTACGGGGGCGCCAACTCCAGAAAGTACGGTGGAAGCCGGTATGGCCGCAGCCGAATGGTTGTATTTAAAAAAGGACTCGCGCCCGTTGATCATTTATGGTCACAGCCTTGGCGGGATTGTCGCGCTGAAAACTGTCGAGGAAATAAAAAATCAAGTTCCGATTCGGAATGTGATTGTTGAAGCCAGCTTTTCTTCTTATCAGCAAATGGCCCGCAACGTCTTAAGTCGTCGTTGGTGGACGTGGCCCTTGCAACCCATCAGTTACCTGGTTATCAGCGATAGTTACGCACCAAAATCCTTGAGTGAGATTTCGCCCGTTCCGTTATTGTTCATTCATGGCAGTGATGATCAAGCGGTTGAGCTTAAAAATTCAGAAAAGATGTTTGCAGCGGCCCGCAGTCCGAAAGAATTTTGGGTGGTTCCCGGAGGCCATCATGGGGATCTTTATGAACTTCGTAACGGCGAGCTTCGCGACCAATTATTGGCCTATCTATCTAAAACTTTGACAGTCACAAAGTAA
- a CDS encoding CorA family divalent cation transporter produces the protein MKRFEHQWQDFKWVDCEAPSQENFVQLAEEFSIPLQVLSSSLDPEHLPTAEFFERCLMLILRHQDLHAKAKAATMQELTTKLVVFIGKDFVLTIHRAALPCTSEKIEKAAFEQHTLNSLVKALVLQTIKSFDAPLDQLDSKTDVIEERVFALKRRNILREGYTIKRKISSYRKVFKFTADILNKVSREVTIPLRDLTHVREPLDKLIFYADGIHEEITGLLNLHLSLMSQKTNEASYRTNEVMRVLTVFSIFFLPLNFIAGIYGMNFENMPELHTQNGYYIILGVMLVVVLTITYWIFKKGWLKKDNL, from the coding sequence ATGAAACGGTTTGAGCATCAATGGCAAGACTTTAAGTGGGTCGACTGTGAAGCACCTTCACAAGAAAATTTCGTGCAACTGGCGGAAGAGTTTTCCATACCTTTACAGGTGTTATCCAGCTCATTAGATCCTGAGCACTTACCGACGGCCGAGTTCTTCGAAAGATGTCTGATGTTGATTTTGCGACATCAGGATCTTCATGCCAAAGCCAAAGCAGCGACGATGCAGGAACTGACGACAAAACTGGTGGTTTTTATCGGCAAAGATTTTGTGCTGACCATTCACCGTGCCGCCCTGCCTTGCACTTCGGAAAAAATCGAAAAGGCGGCTTTTGAACAACACACTTTGAATTCGTTGGTAAAAGCGCTTGTCTTGCAAACCATCAAAAGTTTCGACGCCCCTTTGGATCAACTGGATTCCAAGACGGATGTCATCGAAGAGCGGGTTTTTGCCTTAAAAAGACGAAACATTCTGCGTGAAGGTTACACCATAAAACGCAAAATCTCGTCTTATCGCAAAGTTTTTAAATTCACCGCCGATATCCTGAATAAGGTCAGTCGCGAAGTGACTATTCCTTTGCGCGATCTGACCCATGTCCGCGAGCCTTTGGATAAACTGATTTTTTACGCTGACGGAATCCATGAAGAAATCACAGGGTTATTAAATCTGCATTTATCCCTGATGTCACAAAAGACCAACGAAGCCTCCTATCGCACCAACGAAGTGATGCGCGTTCTGACTGTTTTTTCGATCTTCTTTTTGCCTTTGAATTTTATCGCCGGAATTTATGGGATGAATTTCGAAAATATGCCCGAGCTGCACACTCAGAATGGCTACTATATCATTCTGGGAGTGATGTTGGTTGTGGTTCTGACGATCACCTACTGGATCTTCAAAAAAGGTTGGCTTAAAAAAGACAACCTTTAG
- a CDS encoding class I SAM-dependent methyltransferase, with product MSQSSAFPYLHGFSKDEQERLRKQARFGEFTVYQNINLSAVQNLLEVGCGVGAQSEIILRRFPDLQLTGIDRSTKQLESARHHLSQLPFARERFQLQEMDATAMKFSANSFDGAFLCWILEHVPDPIRVLSEVRRVLRPGSVIYITEVMNASFFLDPYSPNVSKYWMAFNEYQLTQKGDPFVGAKLGNFLMQLGYKDIQTEVKTWFLDNRLPQARKDCIEYWTELLLSASEQLVQAQYVSEEVVQGMKDEMAKVAGDPNAVFYYSFVQAKAYT from the coding sequence ATGTCGCAGTCATCCGCCTTTCCTTACCTGCATGGTTTTTCAAAAGATGAACAAGAGCGCTTGCGTAAGCAGGCGCGGTTCGGGGAATTCACCGTTTATCAGAATATAAATTTGTCTGCTGTCCAAAATCTTTTAGAAGTCGGCTGTGGGGTGGGAGCGCAAAGCGAGATCATCTTACGCCGCTTTCCCGATTTGCAGTTGACGGGAATCGATCGCAGTACGAAGCAGCTAGAATCGGCTCGCCACCATCTCTCGCAATTGCCCTTTGCCCGCGAGCGATTTCAGTTGCAAGAGATGGATGCGACTGCGATGAAGTTTTCGGCAAACTCGTTTGACGGGGCCTTTTTATGCTGGATCTTGGAACATGTGCCCGATCCCATTCGGGTGCTGTCAGAGGTCCGACGGGTCTTGCGCCCGGGATCAGTGATCTACATTACAGAAGTGATGAACGCCTCGTTCTTTTTGGACCCGTATTCTCCGAATGTCTCCAAATATTGGATGGCCTTTAACGAATATCAGTTGACGCAAAAAGGAGACCCTTTCGTTGGTGCCAAGCTGGGAAATTTTCTTATGCAATTGGGTTACAAAGATATTCAAACCGAAGTAAAAACCTGGTTCTTGGACAACCGCTTGCCGCAGGCTCGCAAAGATTGCATCGAATATTGGACGGAGCTTTTATTGAGCGCCAGTGAGCAGTTGGTGCAAGCTCAATATGTGTCGGAAGAGGTGGTGCAGGGAATGAAGGATGAAATGGCAAAAGTCGCTGGTGATCCCAATGCCGTTTTCTATTATTCCTTTGTGCAAGCCAAAGCCTACACCTAA
- a CDS encoding DUF4105 domain-containing protein, with protein MRFSVLTFLFLIPGVSLATEASAQDRVLQISRSQKLSEDRQWRKLLHFERDTFFVQESQIDSPGFFFSKGGKKDPAAELEATIVAFFQAPPTDINEHAQCKFPARYRWLKEKLKNQNVPWKDLVCDRYLAFAKGLQGESVSLVFSSYYLNNPSSAFGHTFLRVNKSAGADGQRHELLDYGLNYAAESDTNNAFLYGFKGLFGLFPGQFRSIPYYYKVREYNNAESRDLWEYELDIKPAAVEMLIAHVWELGPAQIDYWYLTENCSYHMLSILEAADPQVDVLAHLDHYVIPADTIRVLWTKTSLVKRYKYRPSIRQVYFERGKLLNEEEKNEFAELVHQIRTQDEIYYGPSFQKRSSESQARILDAFIDFIDFQYSKEVQEAGREAQLKMRVLGKRSEISVQPQDIRIDPVPEERPHLAHSSGRWGMGYSQDTADRSWTLLTHRFALHDRLDPAWGYPTYSQITFFDLGFSYGDSFGDPGEKKFELENFAAFELVSASPWSTLIPDHSWRFKLGVERTRNENFLPTHEGILRLGGGWTFDYGSFDISAQVQGEVHYGPTLSDNKLWGGAGPLVELHYRWNSWWLWQAGLFYRRDSAWDRQDYFRTQIETQYSFSKTWGVRASYRNERFLEETSLQLFNYY; from the coding sequence ATGCGTTTTTCAGTCCTTACTTTTCTTTTTTTAATCCCCGGTGTTTCCCTCGCGACAGAAGCGTCTGCGCAAGATCGTGTTTTGCAAATTTCACGCTCACAAAAGCTTTCTGAAGATCGTCAATGGCGCAAACTTTTGCATTTTGAGCGTGACACTTTTTTTGTGCAGGAAAGTCAGATCGACAGCCCCGGCTTCTTTTTTTCGAAGGGCGGAAAAAAAGACCCTGCTGCCGAACTAGAGGCGACAATCGTGGCTTTTTTTCAGGCGCCGCCAACAGATATCAACGAACACGCCCAATGTAAATTTCCCGCCCGCTATCGTTGGTTGAAGGAAAAACTAAAAAATCAAAATGTTCCCTGGAAAGATCTGGTCTGTGACCGCTATCTGGCTTTTGCCAAAGGTCTGCAAGGCGAGTCTGTGTCTTTGGTTTTCTCCAGTTACTATCTGAATAATCCGTCTTCTGCGTTTGGCCACACCTTCTTGCGCGTGAATAAGTCGGCGGGAGCAGACGGTCAACGTCATGAATTGTTGGACTATGGTTTGAACTACGCGGCCGAGTCCGACACCAACAATGCTTTCTTGTATGGATTCAAGGGGCTTTTCGGTTTGTTTCCAGGTCAGTTCCGCTCGATCCCTTATTACTACAAGGTGCGTGAATACAACAACGCCGAATCACGCGATCTGTGGGAGTACGAACTGGATATCAAACCTGCGGCTGTTGAAATGTTGATTGCCCATGTCTGGGAACTTGGACCTGCGCAAATTGACTACTGGTATCTTACGGAAAATTGCTCTTATCACATGCTTTCGATTCTTGAAGCCGCCGACCCCCAAGTGGATGTGCTGGCGCACTTGGATCACTATGTGATACCCGCGGATACGATTCGCGTTCTATGGACTAAGACATCTTTGGTGAAGAGATATAAATATCGACCTTCGATTCGTCAGGTTTATTTTGAACGCGGCAAACTTTTGAATGAAGAGGAAAAAAACGAGTTTGCCGAGCTGGTTCACCAGATTCGCACTCAGGATGAAATTTATTATGGTCCCTCTTTTCAGAAAAGATCTTCAGAATCTCAGGCTCGTATCTTAGATGCTTTTATCGACTTTATTGACTTTCAATACTCTAAAGAAGTGCAGGAGGCGGGCCGCGAAGCTCAGCTCAAAATGCGTGTTCTGGGTAAGCGCAGTGAAATTTCTGTGCAGCCTCAAGACATTCGCATTGATCCGGTTCCGGAAGAACGGCCGCATCTGGCGCATTCCTCAGGACGCTGGGGGATGGGCTATTCACAGGATACTGCGGATAGAAGTTGGACGTTGCTAACGCATCGATTTGCCTTGCATGATCGTTTGGACCCTGCCTGGGGTTATCCCACTTATTCACAAATCACTTTTTTTGATTTGGGTTTTTCTTACGGTGATTCATTCGGTGACCCCGGTGAAAAAAAATTTGAGTTGGAAAACTTTGCGGCCTTTGAACTTGTCTCTGCGAGTCCCTGGTCCACTTTGATTCCCGATCATTCCTGGAGGTTCAAACTGGGCGTGGAAAGAACTCGCAATGAAAACTTTCTTCCAACCCACGAAGGAATTTTACGACTGGGTGGTGGATGGACTTTCGACTACGGGTCTTTTGACATTTCCGCGCAGGTCCAAGGCGAAGTGCATTACGGTCCCACTTTGTCAGACAACAAACTTTGGGGTGGTGCTGGGCCTTTGGTGGAATTGCACTATCGCTGGAATTCTTGGTGGTTATGGCAAGCGGGACTTTTCTATCGTCGTGACTCGGCGTGGGATCGGCAGGACTATTTTAGAACCCAAATCGAAACGCAATACAGCTTTTCCAAGACGTGGGGAGTTAGAGCCAGCTATCGGAACGAGAGATTTCTTGAGGAAACAAGTTTGCAGCTGTTTAATTATTACTGA